A stretch of Schistocerca americana isolate TAMUIC-IGC-003095 chromosome 3, iqSchAmer2.1, whole genome shotgun sequence DNA encodes these proteins:
- the LOC124605241 gene encoding transmembrane ascorbate-dependent reductase CYB561 isoform X3 yields MPTQMHYTSVRESHRQYDDEESGWACMNWFEYMLVVVLASLLLLGALTLTLFWALYYAGGFAWTEEPARQFNLHPVLMVAGFITFSGFSLLLYRICRCCRRIYVKLFHTIFHALAIPCIVVGFIAVLDSHNLADPPIANFYSLHSWMGLVTMGLFALQFVVGFFSFLILLCCEGATAAFRASLVPIHASFGITTFMLAVATCLTGLTEKAFFKLSTNYQNLPEEAVIVNALAIVLSVSAVVVGYIVMRDDFRYRGRILITSDGDL; encoded by the exons GCATCGTCAGTATGACGATGAGGAGAGCGGGTGGGCGTGCATGAACTGGTTCGAgtacatgctggtggtggtgttggCCAGCCTACTGCTGCTCGGCGCCCTCACGCTGACCCTCTTCTGGGCTCTGTACTACGCCGGGGGCTTCGCCTGGACCGAGGAGCCCGCTCGCCAGTTCAACCTCCACCCCGTGCTCATGGTCGCCGGGTTCATCACCTTCAGTGGCTTCT CCCTGTTACTGTATCGAATCTGTCGATGCTGCCGTCGCATCTACGTGAAGCTGTTCCACACAATCTTCCATGCTCTTGCCATACCATGCATTGTGGTTGGATTTATAGCAGTACTTGATTCACACAACCTTGCAGATCCACCGATAGCAAACTTCTACTCCCTGCACAGCTGGATGGGGTTGGTTACCATGGGCCTGTTTGCACTGCAG TTTGTTGTAGGCTTCTTCAGCTTCCTGATCTTGCTGTGCTGTGAAGGTGCAACAGCAGCATTCCGAGCTTCTCTAGTACCCATACACGCATCCTTTGGCATAACAACTTTCATGCTGGCTGTAGCGACATGCcttacaggtctcacagagaaggccTTCTTTAAGCTTAG CACCAATTACCAGAATTTGCCTGAGGAGGCTGTCATAGTGAACGCACTTGCCATAGTGCTTTCAGTCAGCGCAGTTGTTGTTGGCTACATCGTCATGAGGGATGACTTCCGTTACCGTGGTCGTATTCTGATTACATCAGATGGAGATCTATGA
- the LOC124605241 gene encoding transmembrane ascorbate-dependent reductase CYB561 isoform X1, with protein sequence MVVGSVERAHGHGHGRGPRAQHVRHQARHRQYDDEESGWACMNWFEYMLVVVLASLLLLGALTLTLFWALYYAGGFAWTEEPARQFNLHPVLMVAGFITFSGFSLLLYRICRCCRRIYVKLFHTIFHALAIPCIVVGFIAVLDSHNLADPPIANFYSLHSWMGLVTMGLFALQFVVGFFSFLILLCCEGATAAFRASLVPIHASFGITTFMLAVATCLTGLTEKAFFKLSTNYQNLPEEAVIVNALAIVLSVSAVVVGYIVMRDDFRYRGRILITSDGDL encoded by the exons GCATCGTCAGTATGACGATGAGGAGAGCGGGTGGGCGTGCATGAACTGGTTCGAgtacatgctggtggtggtgttggCCAGCCTACTGCTGCTCGGCGCCCTCACGCTGACCCTCTTCTGGGCTCTGTACTACGCCGGGGGCTTCGCCTGGACCGAGGAGCCCGCTCGCCAGTTCAACCTCCACCCCGTGCTCATGGTCGCCGGGTTCATCACCTTCAGTGGCTTCT CCCTGTTACTGTATCGAATCTGTCGATGCTGCCGTCGCATCTACGTGAAGCTGTTCCACACAATCTTCCATGCTCTTGCCATACCATGCATTGTGGTTGGATTTATAGCAGTACTTGATTCACACAACCTTGCAGATCCACCGATAGCAAACTTCTACTCCCTGCACAGCTGGATGGGGTTGGTTACCATGGGCCTGTTTGCACTGCAG TTTGTTGTAGGCTTCTTCAGCTTCCTGATCTTGCTGTGCTGTGAAGGTGCAACAGCAGCATTCCGAGCTTCTCTAGTACCCATACACGCATCCTTTGGCATAACAACTTTCATGCTGGCTGTAGCGACATGCcttacaggtctcacagagaaggccTTCTTTAAGCTTAG CACCAATTACCAGAATTTGCCTGAGGAGGCTGTCATAGTGAACGCACTTGCCATAGTGCTTTCAGTCAGCGCAGTTGTTGTTGGCTACATCGTCATGAGGGATGACTTCCGTTACCGTGGTCGTATTCTGATTACATCAGATGGAGATCTATGA
- the LOC124605241 gene encoding transmembrane ascorbate-dependent reductase CYB561 isoform X4, giving the protein MAKSKTHVSHRQYDDEESGWACMNWFEYMLVVVLASLLLLGALTLTLFWALYYAGGFAWTEEPARQFNLHPVLMVAGFITFSGFSLLLYRICRCCRRIYVKLFHTIFHALAIPCIVVGFIAVLDSHNLADPPIANFYSLHSWMGLVTMGLFALQFVVGFFSFLILLCCEGATAAFRASLVPIHASFGITTFMLAVATCLTGLTEKAFFKLSTNYQNLPEEAVIVNALAIVLSVSAVVVGYIVMRDDFRYRGRILITSDGDL; this is encoded by the exons GCATCGTCAGTATGACGATGAGGAGAGCGGGTGGGCGTGCATGAACTGGTTCGAgtacatgctggtggtggtgttggCCAGCCTACTGCTGCTCGGCGCCCTCACGCTGACCCTCTTCTGGGCTCTGTACTACGCCGGGGGCTTCGCCTGGACCGAGGAGCCCGCTCGCCAGTTCAACCTCCACCCCGTGCTCATGGTCGCCGGGTTCATCACCTTCAGTGGCTTCT CCCTGTTACTGTATCGAATCTGTCGATGCTGCCGTCGCATCTACGTGAAGCTGTTCCACACAATCTTCCATGCTCTTGCCATACCATGCATTGTGGTTGGATTTATAGCAGTACTTGATTCACACAACCTTGCAGATCCACCGATAGCAAACTTCTACTCCCTGCACAGCTGGATGGGGTTGGTTACCATGGGCCTGTTTGCACTGCAG TTTGTTGTAGGCTTCTTCAGCTTCCTGATCTTGCTGTGCTGTGAAGGTGCAACAGCAGCATTCCGAGCTTCTCTAGTACCCATACACGCATCCTTTGGCATAACAACTTTCATGCTGGCTGTAGCGACATGCcttacaggtctcacagagaaggccTTCTTTAAGCTTAG CACCAATTACCAGAATTTGCCTGAGGAGGCTGTCATAGTGAACGCACTTGCCATAGTGCTTTCAGTCAGCGCAGTTGTTGTTGGCTACATCGTCATGAGGGATGACTTCCGTTACCGTGGTCGTATTCTGATTACATCAGATGGAGATCTATGA